One genomic segment of SAR202 cluster bacterium includes these proteins:
- a CDS encoding DUF433 domain-containing protein, with protein sequence MTVADRIDVNPKVMLGKPVIKGTRITVELVLRKLGEGASVADLLDAYPRLTRQDIQAALSYAADTLAHEAHVVASQKHYPSGA encoded by the coding sequence GTGACGGTCGCCGACAGGATCGATGTAAATCCAAAAGTCATGCTCGGAAAACCCGTTATCAAAGGCACTCGAATCACGGTAGAGCTGGTATTACGAAAACTCGGTGAAGGCGCGAGCGTTGCCGATCTGCTCGACGCATACCCCCGTCTGACACGGCAGGACATCCAGGCAGCGCTCAGCTATGCAGCGGACACTCTGGCACACGAAGCACATGTAGTGGCGAGCCAGAAACACTACCCTTCAGGAGCATAG